Proteins co-encoded in one Methylomonas albis genomic window:
- a CDS encoding ParB family protein, with protein MTTRIKRPNQDQLKDLLLEGHFKSDTDQADLATSDPIMPAQLLLTLAQIKTYDHNPRRERNPAYDDIKASIREQRGLNNPFTVTLRPGEECYMIQSGGNTRLAILNELYAETGDEAFNTVHCLYVPWQSEAAVLSAHLIENELRGEMALIDKAYAVRELQHQLETEFRQSFSRTELCKRIKALGYSLSRRHLIRFEYALELDQLIPNTLRSGLGANRIDIIKNTEKAYKRVCQGKTEQFAALFAHTLSSFDDEQWDFDAVRRELDKQLAPLLNIGANRLRLEIDALLFNQSAIDDDWPDDPGRLPADVSAKSPPHSHSQDESAHDIPQTDIRLLQIPREPQQHDSSSVASNQLKQPANIQTLYEQTYGLAKRIAASIQLEASVLPISQGLGFIVEKPAAAFTAHDTWGIWWLLLGISEQIVSQERFPLWQQTALYRLYQNEDAAELQRLVGPAPSLSHYPHEVLQNVDIVNDPVFTDICQLIETCRLIRQQFSNTQLWPAGPS; from the coding sequence ATGACGACAAGAATCAAGCGGCCGAACCAGGATCAGCTCAAGGATTTACTGTTGGAAGGCCATTTTAAATCGGATACCGACCAAGCCGACCTCGCTACTAGCGATCCGATCATGCCCGCACAACTCTTGTTAACTCTGGCGCAAATCAAAACCTACGACCACAATCCCAGAAGGGAAAGAAATCCGGCTTATGACGACATCAAAGCCTCGATACGCGAACAGCGCGGCTTGAACAACCCTTTCACGGTCACGCTACGCCCGGGTGAAGAATGCTATATGATTCAGTCGGGAGGCAATACCCGCTTGGCCATCCTAAATGAACTGTATGCCGAGACCGGCGATGAGGCTTTCAATACCGTTCATTGCTTATATGTGCCTTGGCAATCGGAAGCCGCCGTTCTCTCCGCTCACCTGATAGAAAACGAATTGCGCGGGGAGATGGCCTTGATTGATAAAGCCTATGCCGTCAGGGAGTTACAGCACCAGCTGGAGACCGAATTCCGGCAATCTTTTTCCCGCACCGAATTGTGCAAACGGATTAAGGCCTTGGGTTATAGCCTGTCCCGACGCCATTTAATTCGCTTCGAGTATGCCCTGGAACTGGACCAGTTGATTCCGAATACGCTGCGGAGCGGCCTGGGTGCCAATCGAATCGATATCATCAAAAACACCGAAAAAGCCTATAAGCGAGTCTGCCAGGGCAAAACCGAGCAATTTGCCGCCTTGTTTGCGCATACGCTGTCGAGTTTTGACGATGAACAGTGGGATTTTGATGCGGTTCGCCGCGAATTGGATAAACAACTGGCGCCGTTGCTGAACATCGGCGCTAATCGTCTGCGTTTGGAAATCGATGCTTTGCTATTTAACCAATCAGCTATTGATGATGACTGGCCGGATGATCCAGGGCGACTTCCTGCTGACGTTAGTGCCAAATCACCCCCGCACAGTCATAGCCAGGATGAATCTGCCCATGACATTCCGCAAACCGATATTCGACTGCTGCAGATACCGCGCGAACCCCAACAGCACGATTCCAGTTCAGTTGCGAGCAACCAGTTAAAACAGCCAGCCAATATTCAAACACTCTACGAGCAGACCTATGGTTTGGCCAAACGGATCGCTGCATCGATTCAACTCGAAGCCAGTGTGTTGCCAATCAGTCAAGGCCTGGGCTTTATCGTCGAAAAACCGGCGGCGGCTTTCACCGCGCATGATACTTGGGGTATATGGTGGCTTTTGCTGGGGATTTCCGAACAAATCGTCAGTCAGGAGCGCTTCCCGTTGTGGCAACAGACGGCGTTGTATCGGCTCTATCAGAATGAGGATGCGGCTGAACTGCAACGGCTGGTAGGTCCTGCGCCCAGTTTGTCCCACTACCCGCACGAAGTGTTACAGAATGTGGATATCGTCAACGATCCGGTGTTTACTGATATCTGTCAATTGATCGAAACCTGCCGCCTGATTCGGCAACAATTTTCCAATACACAGCTTTGGCCCGCCGGGCCTTCCTAG
- a CDS encoding ParA family protein — protein sequence MIKITIVSTKGGVGKTTLTANMGGILADFGYRVLLIDADPQPTLSSYYRIRQRAEHGLQHFLVNATVDTVISQTSIDNLDIILSDDPQGKLRDWIRDTVDGRVRLKYSLMQLEARYDFVLIDTQGAVGPLQDAAVAAADFMLSPIPPEILSAREFVRGTVAMIQRLEPMARLGAPIGPLRGVIYRQDRTIDARNIAEELRKAAFLPSKGAISILNTVIPNAVAYREAATHKMPVHRFEPKRKGKGMSALETMKALARELIPNLPDLDLSVLEQEILS from the coding sequence ATGATCAAAATAACGATAGTCAGTACGAAGGGTGGCGTTGGAAAAACCACGCTGACGGCCAATATGGGCGGCATATTGGCCGATTTTGGCTATCGTGTGCTGTTGATCGACGCCGATCCTCAGCCCACTCTGTCTAGTTACTACCGGATCCGGCAGCGTGCCGAACATGGCTTACAGCATTTTCTGGTTAACGCTACCGTCGATACCGTCATCAGCCAGACCAGTATCGATAATCTCGATATCATTCTGTCCGATGATCCGCAGGGCAAGTTGCGGGACTGGATTCGCGACACGGTCGATGGCCGGGTCCGACTTAAATACAGTTTAATGCAGTTGGAAGCGCGTTACGATTTTGTGTTGATCGATACCCAAGGTGCGGTAGGACCGTTACAAGATGCCGCGGTGGCTGCCGCCGATTTCATGCTGTCGCCCATTCCGCCGGAAATCTTGTCCGCGCGAGAATTCGTACGGGGCACGGTGGCAATGATTCAACGCCTGGAACCCATGGCTCGTTTGGGTGCGCCCATCGGGCCGTTACGCGGCGTTATTTACCGGCAGGATAGGACTATCGACGCCCGGAATATTGCCGAAGAATTACGCAAAGCCGCCTTTTTACCCAGCAAAGGTGCGATTTCGATTTTAAATACCGTGATCCCCAATGCGGTTGCTTATCGAGAGGCGGCTACGCATAAAATGCCGGTGCACCGGTTTGAACCGAAGCGCAAAGGTAAAGGCATGAGTGCGTTAGAGACCATGAAAGCGCTGGCTCGGGAACTCATTCCAAACTTACCCGATCTGGACTTATCGGTACTTGAGCAAGAGATCCTGTCATGA
- a CDS encoding STY4528 family pathogenicity island replication protein, with translation MTSISDSVLQLAQQIAKELAQLKIGTSTQGKNHDSLLYIGQWQDAIPRAIWCDRHLEAIDVRCWGLIRTQAMTDSAVILSLHRLLQSQLGVSKPTASKVLYVLRLTRWISLCSELRNETGQFKGHIYAIHDSPLAFTDAIYLDPHYLTFVKQQCRHQHAQIRRLSQNLWQSINHSIAGQAELFDEDAGQGIVNDFFRQVNGQGRNQNFTPLHRVNLFNPAQESQVKKVNPAENDRVNIFSPALSQTESNEKQSVSDGVNYFDRRLHITTTSSGSSLNKTTTTTDSAIQTKNLTAQACDPLIYPPDFNASERELATLYLQQVAPELQQMILDETAAQIQAKRTSSKPIRNPVAYLAWLCHEQAKGNPVLTSLNIRYRNNRERKQQTDQQVLQKQQELAAQSESTTSATSRPSGKAEQEKPIQQLREALINTRKNR, from the coding sequence ATGACTTCGATCTCGGATTCGGTCCTGCAACTCGCCCAGCAGATTGCCAAAGAACTGGCCCAGTTAAAAATAGGGACCTCTACGCAAGGCAAAAACCATGACTCGCTGCTTTATATCGGTCAATGGCAGGATGCCATTCCACGCGCCATTTGGTGCGATCGACATTTAGAAGCGATCGATGTGCGTTGCTGGGGACTCATCCGGACGCAGGCCATGACCGACTCTGCGGTGATCTTATCGCTGCACCGCTTATTGCAAAGCCAATTAGGCGTCTCGAAACCGACCGCCTCGAAAGTGCTGTACGTGCTTCGTTTAACCCGCTGGATTTCATTATGCTCGGAGTTGCGCAATGAAACCGGTCAATTCAAAGGTCACATCTATGCGATCCATGACAGTCCGTTGGCTTTTACCGACGCCATCTATCTGGATCCGCATTACCTAACCTTCGTCAAACAGCAATGCCGGCACCAGCATGCGCAAATCCGGCGCCTTTCGCAAAACCTCTGGCAATCGATCAATCATTCGATAGCCGGCCAAGCGGAACTGTTTGACGAGGATGCGGGGCAAGGCATCGTGAACGATTTCTTTCGGCAGGTGAATGGTCAAGGCCGAAATCAGAACTTTACCCCTCTCCACCGGGTTAATTTATTTAACCCGGCGCAAGAAAGCCAAGTCAAAAAAGTGAACCCGGCGGAAAACGACCGGGTCAATATTTTTAGCCCGGCTTTGAGCCAAACAGAAAGCAACGAAAAACAATCGGTTAGCGATGGAGTTAACTATTTTGACCGCAGGCTCCATATAACTACTACAAGTAGTGGTAGTAGTTTAAATAAAACAACTACTACCACTGATTCAGCGATTCAGACAAAAAACTTAACCGCGCAGGCTTGCGACCCGCTGATCTATCCGCCGGACTTCAACGCCAGCGAGCGAGAGCTAGCCACGCTTTACCTGCAACAAGTCGCGCCTGAATTACAGCAGATGATACTGGATGAAACCGCGGCGCAAATACAAGCCAAACGCACCAGCAGCAAGCCGATACGAAACCCGGTCGCCTATCTGGCCTGGTTATGCCACGAACAAGCCAAAGGCAATCCCGTGTTGACCAGTTTGAATATCCGTTACCGGAACAATCGCGAACGCAAACAGCAAACGGATCAGCAGGTTCTGCAGAAACAGCAAGAACTGGCTGCCCAGAGTGAATCGACAACTAGCGCTACGAGCCGGCCTTCCGGCAAAGCAGAGCAAGAAAAACCAATTCAGCAACTCAGAGAGGCGTTAATCAACACGCGTAAAAACCGTTAA
- a CDS encoding DUF2857 domain-containing protein, which yields MNYQAEFALHTLMYVSRMAAEGDFDTPHQLGLRNDQIEKILTLSTQEIHEMAMTTKARYMRILFDADALDIAMMVCGRRIRQRELVMQLLTAGASLPVMRTLFGLTSADTANYRKYLNLPKADGRPFIPNEAEQVKIWELWKSTDQEPLGIAERLLHVHRETQIKISAIWPLIQTWFASDLDGRC from the coding sequence ATGAATTATCAAGCCGAATTTGCCTTGCACACCTTGATGTATGTGTCGCGCATGGCAGCGGAAGGCGATTTTGACACGCCCCATCAATTGGGGTTGCGCAACGATCAAATCGAAAAGATCTTGACCTTGAGCACCCAGGAAATTCATGAAATGGCAATGACCACCAAGGCCCGCTATATGCGTATCCTGTTTGACGCCGATGCTCTGGATATTGCCATGATGGTCTGCGGTCGCCGTATCCGGCAGCGGGAACTGGTTATGCAGTTATTGACCGCCGGTGCTTCATTACCTGTCATGCGCACCCTGTTTGGTTTAACCAGTGCCGATACCGCCAATTATCGAAAATACCTGAATCTACCCAAAGCCGATGGCCGGCCTTTCATTCCGAACGAAGCCGAACAAGTCAAAATATGGGAACTCTGGAAATCCACCGACCAGGAACCGCTCGGCATAGCCGAACGTTTGCTTCATGTGCATCGAGAAACGCAGATCAAAATCAGTGCCATCTGGCCTTTGATCCAGACTTGGTTTGCCAGTGATCTCGATGGCCGTTGTTAA